The Lutra lutra chromosome 7, mLutLut1.2, whole genome shotgun sequence genome segment CAAATGGTCTCTCAATCCTAGCAAAGTAAGGAGAAGCCCTTATTCTGAGTCTGCTGACACTCTGGGGTTTAGAATTTCACCAATTTAAGGTACGTCTTAATTCTCCAAGTCACTAGTTGCAGTTACAATACTGGAAACGATCAGAGAACTAAGCCTATTCATTTTAAGCTATGATTCCTCTTAGAGTCAACACTCAAATTCATTGGCTGGTCACTATTCACTATTCCATGAGTGATTAATGCCTGAAATTTTGCAGTGCAAAGTAAAAGAATAATCAGACGGTACATTCTGCTATGGTATATACATGTGCACAAATATGATTAAGAGTTTGAACATTCAAATCATAGCTAACTATTTaagacacagaaaacattttctcaaaCATATAAGGAGAAGACTGAAGAAGCCCAAAATTGCAAAATAAACATGGTAAAGAAACTCTACCAGGCAGCTGTTACTCTTTGCTCATAATTCCTCCATTTTACCTGCCTTACTTATTCTCATATGATTTCTTTCCCTGTCACCCTAGCTGGACTTTTTATtatctgatttctatttttttaatcttcccttcACCTGCCCTCTCTGTAAGGTGTTCTAACTTCAAAATTAGACACTTGTAACATATATTACACAAATCACTGATGGGCAAACAACATACCAATGTTCACTTCCCGTATTTCTCAATTCTGCCTTATTTTCTACCTTTAGAATATTTCAGCATCttctctactgattgagccaatGGATACAACAAATGACTCTGTGGTGTCTGAATTTGTATTGATTGGACTTTCAAATTCATGGGAGAtgcatcttttcctcttttggttCTTCTCTGTATTCTACATGGGAATTATCCTGGGAAACCTCTTCATTGTGTTCATGGTAATTACCGACTCTCATTTACATACCCCCATGTACTTCCTATTGGCCAACCTCTCTCTACTTGATATAGGTCTATCATCTACCACAGTCCCCAAAATGATCTCTAATCTTTTCACTAACTGCAACATCATTACCTTTCCCAAATGCATGATAcagatattttttattcatgtCATGGGTGGAGGTGAGATGGTGCTGCTCATAGCCATGGCATATGACCGGTACACTGCAATCTGTAAGCCTCTCCACTATCTGACCATCATGAGCCCCAAAACGTGTGTTTCCTTTGTAGTGGCTGCCTGGATAGTGGGGATAATCCATGCCGTgtctcagtttgtttttgtaataaaCTTGCCTTTCTGTGGCCCTAATGAAGTAGATAGTTTTTACTGTGATTTTCCTCGGGTCATGAAACTTGCTTGTGTAGACACTTACAAGCTAGAGTTTGTAATCATCGCTAACAGTGGGTTTATATCCATGGCTACCTTCTTCTCTTTAATTATATCCTATATCTTCATTTTGGTCACTGTCTGGAAACGTTCTTCAGGGGACTTGTCCAAAGCATTTGTCACACTGTCAGCTCACATCACTGTAGTGATTTTGGTTTTTACACCATGCATGTTTCTCTACGTGTGGCCTTTCCCTACAACATCATTGGATAAATACTTTTTCATTGTTGACTTTGCTATCACCCCCCTCTTGAATCCTGCCATCTATACATTAAGAAACAAAGACATGAGAGTGGCCATGAGAAGACTGGGCAAACGGATTGTGGATCCTAGTGGGATCTCACAATGAATGAAGCAGATCCACGTACAACATGCTTCAGGCTCACCAAGAACACAGCAAGTTATGTGACTGTTATCACTGCAATGGTAAGAATTCTTTTAGGGGGTGACAATTTAGCAAAGGTCCCCCTGTTTAAATTGATTGTTTAGTTAGAGGTGACTTTATTTTGTTAACCACAGAGAATAAATTGACTTCACCTACTTCCATCAAGAGGAGAGATGAGAATAGAAAACTGAGCTGATTTTCAGAAGTAAACTTAATATTTGAATGCCATTTTCTGGGTGGCATTTTCTGTGACTTGCTAATTGTATTTACTCTCAATTATGAAGAATTGATAAACATAACTCAGAGTAAACTTACGATTTCAATAAATAAGGTGCATTTGGGTGAATCAAAATCAATggtctattttttaaaggttaattcattttagaaagagagagtgggtgcATGAACAGTGgtatggggagaggcagagagaggaagagggagacaagcagactccccactaaatggggaacccaacactgggcttgatcccaggaccctgagatcatgacttgaactgaaatccaGTTGGTCgctttaactgactaagccacccaggtgccccagtagtctatttttttttaattttgattttattttagtttaacttagaataagaagaaaatcagctttttgttcattattttaaggATACTATATTTGTTTGGATTCGAACAGTTGTAATTTAAGAAGAGAAACTTTTTAACATGATGaataatttaagtaaataaaaatcaaagatttgcaaattattttttaggtgggaggggaagacagagaggcagagagagaatattaagcaggctccatgcctagcacacAGCCCAGTACTcataacactgagatcatgatctcagccaacatcaagagtcagagtTTGAACCACCTGAGCCAAGGAGGCACCCCAGAGATTTGTGAACTTTTGTCTCATGCTCTATTATTCTAAAAATGAATATGTTACAAAATTCAATTATCCCAGTTTATGCTCAAGGAACAAAAGAACCTCATTGAAATAATAGATGTTTCACAAAGGAATAATCAGTCAGGTATGTGTTTAGAGATTCTGGTTTCTTCGAATATGGTTTGCCAATCAGACAATATATATCAGACCCCAAGAGCTTATATATCTGAGTTTGAAGTCTTGAATAAATGTAAAGCCAAAAATGGTGAGGCATATTCAATTTAATTGAGCATTTCtacaaatggactaaatgctttaTTAAAGCTACACATAACTTTTTGACAAATTTGTTTCTActactctctaaataaaatctactcaattaaggaaaataatgcctatatttttttcctgtatttctccAAAAACCTGTCCAATAATATCTCTGTTTTCTCCATGTAAATTAATCACTAATGCTTCTTTTAATGCTTTGGTATTCATCTGGATGGGAAGTTCTTTAATTCAACATTGCTAACCActccctctttcaaatattttactggGGTTCTGAGAAACTATAGTCTCTTGCTTTTCCTCTTATTCTTTGGGAATTTCTTCCCAGTAGCAGTTTTCTGGGGTTCTCACATCTGCTCCGACCAAAATTAGTATTCCTCAGAATTGCCTCTTTGGTCTTTTCTCACTCCATATTCTATCCCTGGGGGACATCTATTCCTTTGGCTTTAATTACCATTTAAGCTAAAAGCTTGAATTCTTAAGTCAGGGTATTATTTCTTGAATTCCTACTTTATAAATTTAACTGCCTGCTGACTTGATGTTTCAAGAGCATCTCCCACTCAGCAGATTCGAAACTAACTAATCATCTCATCCTCCAACCCACTGCTCTTTCAGGTCTCTAGTCATAATAAGCAGCACCAATATTAACCCAGTTCCCCAATGCAAAATCCAGAAGTAATAATGGACTCTTCCCTTTCCTAATCCCAACAATTAATAAATCAGCAAATCATATTAATTCCAACATCTAAACACCTCTTTAATatgtcctttgttttcttccaattgtcaccattcctttttttttaagattttatttacttatttgacagaaagagacagagtgagaaagagaacacaagagggggagtgggagagggagaagcaggctccctgcaatgtggggctcgatcccagaactctggaatcatgacctgagccaaaggcagatgcttaaagactgagccacgaGGTGCCCCAAATGTCATCATTCTTGTCTGTCTTCACAAGTCATTTTTCCAATAGGATATTAAGTCACTAAATGTCTTCCTCCCTTCAAATCTCATCTCCCTTCATTCCCATTATTGGCATTCAgaatgaaaatttttgaaaaatacatataaatctaaGCACATGATCTTTCCCTTAACACTCTTCACATGCTTACCATtgtgattatattaaaatataaactcctTTTCAAGATTTATCAGGACATCCAAGACCTGGCCCCCATCCTCCTCTCCAGACTCAGAGGACAACATGTTCTTGCCCTATCTACAATACTAGAGGCAATTTAGTTTCTTCTGATTgcctaaaattttcattttcttggagcACCCTGTGGCccaatcagttaagtgtcaaatttggcttcagctcaggtcatgatctcagggttgtgagatggagcctgagtTGAGtaccacattgggttccatgctcagcacagagtctgcttaagattctatcccTCTGACGTACCCTCAATTCAtgctcgctatctctctctctctaaaaaataaataaataaaaccttaaaacaataAACTTCATTCTCTCTCATCTTGAGACTTTGCAGTAGCTAATGATTTTGTCTGAAGCAACCGTCTTTTATGCTTATTATACTTTTATGCCCATTAACATCTGTTCATTCCCCAATTCTCAGTTTCAacataattttattaagaaacacTTCCAAGTACCTGGGTCCAGGAGAGCtctttccattgtatatattatatcacTCCCTAGTGCCACTTTTATAACATCAGCCACACTCATACTTTCTTATTCAAAGTATGTCTTCCTCATTACATTTTAAGTTTCATGTGAGAAAGGGGCTGGGTACATCATGGTTACTGCTATAACACAAGTGACAACTCCACAGAAAATGCTCAATAactattttcattaaataaatgaataaaaccaacAAAGAGTAAAAAACAAGTAATgtgaataatttctttaatacTGTTTGGACTTTCTTTGTACATTCAAAGGTCATAGATTATAGtacttcctcccttttctttctccttttctctattaATTTTCTCTGCTTGTATGTCCTCAGTACTCTATGGTGAAATCTACTAATGAGAACATTTTGTAGACTTAAGCCAATTCAAAGCTTAGGCCAATCTCAACTGAGGCAGTCTATATAAATCAGTGATCTCAGCCCTCTCTGATACTTCTAGGTACCATAAACCCTATCTTAGCAACCTTTGCTCCTCTTGACCCAGCAGCTTTTTCTGCTGCCAAGCAAAATGAAGATCCATTCCTCAGAGAATGGCTCTCAAATCACagctttctctgtctgcctggtCAATTCCTCAGGACTTTATTTCTACCTAAATGTACTCATTCATCTTAATATATTGTTCTGCCTGGGATAGTGTCTGACTTAGAACCCAGGAATATCAGGACTGGAGCACACTGACACGATAGAATGATTTTATGGGGCACTGTGTTGTAGAATAGTCTTCAGGGGGTTGGGAAGCAACAGGAGAAATTTTCCTCTCATCTTAGAGTAGTTGTGCTTCTTCTAGGCAAATAAATAGCTTTACCTCATCTTATATATACTGATTCATGTACTTGACCATGcatctctatttattttttaatttatcagcCCACAGTATTCTCCAGTTTATatcattgtttatatattttgtaatgttGATACCTTTTGAAGATTAATTTGAAATCATCTGCAGTCAAGAGAATtatgattttccttcttctgaactgagaaaataaaatacaactctGAACAAATACAGCTCTAAGCAAAGATAGATCCTTCACACTCTGGGGCCCCATTATAGCCTTGAGATCAGATTCTTTGTATCTCCACATCAAAAATAGATAAAGACTTACTTTTACAAAGATACACTAGGCTAGTTTCAATGCCTTATTATAGGTCCTTTGAATGGGTATCTCCCCCAGGTAACATGCTCCCCTTAGGAACAACTCAAAATAActccctcattttcctcttttttcctcttatatgTGTCACCTTTATCTCTTAAAAAACGGATCCAATAATATACAAATTTTACTTGTATCCAGTCAACTCAGGAAAAATAAGGGTCAAAACATTCATCCTCAACACTCCAAAGTTTGGAACCATAGGTAAATATATACAGGTTAACACTGGCTATAATTGATATTAGGAAAATGATCAATTTATCCTTACCCCCAAGAATTATCTTGACATATCACATGTTTTATATCTATTTCTTCAAGTTTGGTACTACAAGTGAAGGTATGTCTGTCCACTCAGGATATGTTTTCACCCTTATCCCTTCATCTCAGTGCTTTCAAACAATTCATCCTGAAGATCATCAAATCTATATAGGGATATTTTACACAAACCAGCATCCTGCCTCAAATCTTACCCACTTCCCTCAACCCCCATTCATCACCAggaattcttttctatttttctcatggGAAAACAAATATGACTCAAACATTTAGTCCCCCAAGAGAAACTAATACTGGGCTCAGTATTGTTCTTATCTGAGACAACAGAAGGTCACTCTCCTTTGCACCTAATTAGCTTATTTCCCATTATGAAAAATCTAATACAGATTTAGTCTTTGAAGAAAGATTGTGCACAGAAATTAAGACAAAGCTCTctgaatttctcttctcctaaaaATGTATATCCTGTGGCTGAACAGGCAGATAGGAAAGATGCTTTTGAATTATAAAACCACACCTGCCATGATTGCATCCCTCTCCCTAACCCACTTAACTTTGCTTCAGTGTCTgctcttctgtaaaatatttgtgtcaaaatttttcttttattgaaaatatttttgtcctgttctttcttttttttttaattttttttgatagacagagatcccaagtaggcagaggtaggcagggagagagggggaagcaggattcccactgagcagagagccccatgctctCTACCTGTTGAATAAAGTAACTGAACAAGATTCTCTCAAAGTTCTTTCCCACTTCTATACAAACTTATAATTCTGATCATCTTATTTGTttaatatgtatctatatttcttttttaaagaagggtCTCCCCAGGCcctaaataactgaaaaatattttatctccaaTAGGAATGATACCAAGCTCAATGGAGTCTTGGCTTCTGAACTCCTGAGAGCTTCACAAAGTCACCAGGGTTTTCtaaaaatgcagagaaacaaGTACATGGTCTTTTTCTCCAGACAAGCTCTCTTAGGTCATTAGGATTTCCTCATCAATGATACATGGTATTCCAGATGTTTATAACAGAAAGGGTGGAAATTTCTTCACTCAACTAAATACTCACTCTTTATATGTATAACTGGGTTAAAACCAGGAAGTACAAGCTTGTGGAGAAGGTAttattaaactcttttttttctctatatatttggAAGGGCTACTGTTTTAGATCttatataaataattcagtaCCTATTTCTAGGAAATTCATTCATCACATATTTCCTGGACTTTTTCTATGTGCCAGCCACTCTTTTAGGCAGGTGATACAGTGTTAGACAAAGCAGAAAGGGTGCCTATActaaaaactttaattttgtatttgtgaaaAGCATATAAATACTAGAAGAAGGGCAAGTAAAATAGTGCCTGAAGGCTACATGAATGCTTTTGATCAGTTACTTCCTAATTTTTTAGTGGTGACTCACCTGTCAGTTTGCTGAACTACCCTCTCCATTCTACCAAACCCCACTGCCACACCCATGATTCACATGCtccgagtcttttttttttaagagaattttatttttttatatcttttcagcgtaacagtattcattgtttttgcaccacacccagtgctccatgcagtccatgccctctctaatattcaccacctggttcccccaaactcccaccctctaccccttcaaaactctcagattgtttttcagagtccatggtctctcatggtccacctccccttccaatttccctcaactcccttctcctcaacatcTCCCCTTAACCTCCATgccatttgttatgctccacaaataagtgaaaccatatgataattgactctctctgcttgacttatttcactcagcataatctcttccagtcctgtccatgttgatacacacacacacacacacacacacacacacacacacacacacacacaactaaaacgtaaggggttttttttgtatttattttttttattttattttttataaacatataatatatttttatccccaggggtacaggtctgtgaatcaccaggtttacacacttcacagcactcaccatagcacataccctccccaatgtccataacaccaccccccctcccctcagcaaccttcagtttgttttgtgagattaagagtcacttatggtttgtctccctcccaatcccatcttgtttcataaaatcttcccctacccccttaaccccccatgttgcatctccactccctcatattagggagatcatatggtagttgtctttctccgattgacttatttcactaagcatgataccctctagttccatccacgtcatcgcaaaaggcaagatttcatttcttttgatggctgcatagtattccattgtgtatatataccacatcttctttatccattcatctgtagatggacatctaggttctttccatagtttggctattgtagacattgctgctataaacattcgggtgcacgtgccccttcggatcactacgtttgtatctttagggtaaatacccagcagtgcaattgctgggtcatagggtagctctattttcaacattttgaggaacctccatgctgttttccagagtggttgcaccagcttgcattctcaccaacagtgtaggagggttcccctttctccgcatcctcgccttgttaatttcatttcctgacttgttaattttagccattctgactggtgtgaggtgatatctcattgttgatgtcttctttgcagaatgtctgttcatgtcttctgcccatttcttgattggaatatttgttctttgggtgttgagtttgctaagttctttatagattttggacactagccctttatctgatatgtcatttgcaaatatcttctcccattctgtcagttgttgttttggttttgttaactgtttcctttgctgtgcaaaagcttttgatcttgatgaaatcccaatagttcatttttgcccttgcttcccttggctttggcgatgttcctaggaagatgttgctgcggctgaggtagagaggttgctgcctgtgttctcctcaaggattttgatagattcctttctcacattgaggtccttcatccattttgagcctattttcgtgtgtggtgtaaggaaatggtccaatatcatttttgtgcatgtggctgtccaatgttcccaacaccatttgttgaagaggctgtcttttttccattggacattctttcctgctttgtcaaagatgagttgaccatagagttgagggtctatttctgggctctctattctgttccattgatctatgtgtctgtttttgtgccagtaccatgctgtcttgatgatgacagctttgtaatagagcttgaagtccggaattgtgatgccaccaaccttggctttctttttcaatattcctttggctattcaaggtcttttctggttccatataaattttgggattatttgttatatttctttgaaaaaaatggatggtactttgataggaattgcattaaatgtgtagattgctttagatagcatagacattttcactatatttattcttccaatccaggagcatggaacatttttcaatttctttgtgtctttctcaatttctttcatgagtactttatagttttctgagtatagattcttagcctctttggttaggtttattcttaggtatcttatagttttggatgcaattgtaaatgggattgactccttaatttctctttcttctgtcttgttgttggtgtatagaaatgcaactgatttctgtgcattgattttatatcctgacactttactgaattcctgtacaagttctagcagttttggaatggagtcttttgagttttccacatatagtatcatatcatctgcaaagagtgatagtttgacttcttctttgcagatctggatgccttcaatttccttttgttgtctgattgctgaggctaggacttctagtactatgttgaatagcagtggtgataacagacatccctgccgtgttcctgaacttagcagaaaagctttcagtttgtctccattgagaatgatatttgtggtgggttttttatagatggctttgataatattgaggtatgtgccctctatccctacactttgaagagttttgatgctgtactttgtcaaatgctttttcagcatctatggagagtatcatatggttcttgttctttcttttattgatgtgttgtatcacattgattgatttgtggatgttgaaccagccttgcagccctggaataaatcccacttggtcgtggtgaataatccttttaatgtactgttgaatcctattggctagtattttggcgagaatttttgtatctgtgttcatcaaggatattggtctgtagttctcttttttgatgggaaccttgtctggttttgggatcaaggtgatgctggcctcataaaatgagtttggaagttttccttccatttccattttttggaatagtttcagaataggaattagttcttctttaaatgtttggtagaatttccctgggaagctgtctggccctgggcttttgtttgtttggagatttttgatgactgtttcaatctccttactggttatgggtctgttcaggctttctatttcttcctggttcagttgtggtagtttatatgtctctaggaatgcatccatttcttccagattgtcaaatttgttggcgtagagttgctcatagtatgttcttataattgtctgtatttctttggtgttagttgtgatctctcctctttcattcatgattttatttatttgggtcctttctctttcctttttgataagtctggccaggggtttatcaatcttattgattctttcaaagaaccacctcctagttttgttgatttgttctagtatttttttggtttctatttcattgatttctgctctgatctttatgatttctcttctcctgctgggtttagagtttctttcttgttctttctccagctcctttaggtgtaggattaggttgtgtacctgagacctttcttgtttcttgagaaaggcttgtaccgctatatattttcctctcaggactgcctttgttgtgtcccacagattttgaaccgttgtgttttcattatcatttgtttccatgaattttttcaattcttctttaatttcctggttgacccattcattatttagaaggatgctgtttagtctccatgtatttgggttcttaccaaatttcctcttgtgattgagttctagcttcagagcattgtggtgtgaaaatatgcagggaatgattccaatcttttgttaacggttgagacctgatttaggacccatgATGTGATCTGttcaggagaatgttccatgtgcactagaaaagaatgtgtattctgttgctttgggatgaaaagttctgaatttatctgtgatgtccacctggtccagtgtgtcatttaaggcctttatttccttgttgatcttttgcttggatgatctgtccatttcagtgaggggagtgttaaagtcccctactattattgtattattgtcgatatgtttctttgattttgttattaattggtttatatagttggctgctcccacgttaggggcatagatatttaaaattgttagatcttgttggacagttcctttgagtatgatatagtgtccttcctcatctcttattatagtctttggcttaaaatctaattgatctgatataaggattgccactcctgctttcttctgatgtccattagcatggtaaattctttcccatcccactcactttaaatctggaggtgtcttcgggattaagatgagtttcttgtaggcaacatatagatgggttttgttttttttatccattctgataccctgtgtcttttgatttggggcatttagcccattaacattcagggtaagtactgagagatatgaatttagtgccattgtattgcctgtaaggtgactgttattgtatattgtctctgtttctttctgatctactagttttagggtctctctttgcttagaggacccctttcaatatttcctgtagagctggtttggtgtttgcaaattctttcagtttttgtttgtcctggaagcttttaatctctccttctattttcaatgatagcctagctggatatagtattcttggctgcatgtttttctcatttagtgctctgaatatatcatgccagcttttctggcctgccaggtctctttggataaggctgctgccaatctaatgtttttaccattgtatgttacagacttctttttccgggctgctttcaggattttctctttgtcactaagacttgtaaattttactattgggtcacggggtgtggacctattcttattgattttgaggggggttctctgcacctcctggattttgatgcttgttccctttgccatattggggaaattctctccaataattctctccaatataccttcttctcccctctctgtttcctcttcttctggaatcccaattattctaatgttgtttcatcttacagtgtcacttatctctcgaattctcccctcgtggtccagtagctgtttgtccctcttttgctcagcttctttaatctctgtcatttggtcttctatatcactaattctctcttctgcttcatttattctagcagtgagagcctccatttttgattgca includes the following:
- the LOC125104429 gene encoding olfactory receptor 4F6-like, with protein sequence MDTTNDSVVSEFVLIGLSNSWEMHLFLFWFFSVFYMGIILGNLFIVFMVITDSHLHTPMYFLLANLSLLDIGLSSTTVPKMISNLFTNCNIITFPKCMIQIFFIHVMGGGEMVLLIAMAYDRYTAICKPLHYLTIMSPKTCVSFVVAAWIVGIIHAVSQFVFVINLPFCGPNEVDSFYCDFPRVMKLACVDTYKLEFVIIANSGFISMATFFSLIISYIFILVTVWKRSSGDLSKAFVTLSAHITVVILVFTPCMFLYVWPFPTTSLDKYFFIVDFAITPLLNPAIYTLRNKDMRVAMRRLGKRIVDPSGISQ